Within Triticum dicoccoides isolate Atlit2015 ecotype Zavitan chromosome 1B, WEW_v2.0, whole genome shotgun sequence, the genomic segment ATAGAAGAGTCATAGAGAGCCAATGCTACTATTCTGTTCCATGTATGAGTAACCAAATGGGACGTCATTGTTGAACCAGATCCGACTTCAGCAGTACTCGCCAAGTGAATAATCCTCCCAAGTTGCTGCAATGCAACAGAGCGTTGTTCTGGTTCGGCGTGACTCAACATTGTACAGAAAAGATTAATCAACGAGGTTTCACTATTCTTGAGGTCTTCAATTCCACCCGAAACCAATAATGATAACCACTTCTCTGTCTGCAGTCTCCAAGATATCCTAGGTGCATGAGAGCAGAAGTGCTCGATTGCTGAACAAGTGGCACTAAGAACATTACCCCAAGCAAGAACATTAGGTAGTTTAATCATATAGTCAAGCATAGAGGATGCCACCTGCCAGCACTGCTTTTCCTGATTTCCTAAAATGGTTTCTGCAAGACCTTCAAGAGCACTCTCCCAGTGTTTTTGTACAAGCTCCACCTCTTGCCTAGTGCTACTAGAAATTGTGTTTCCTTGAGTAACAGCTTTTAAGCATTTCGCATACAGCAAACACTTTGCCATCAATGAAGACAGCCTAGAGGCCAACTGATGGTGCCATTTCCAGCTACTCTCAATTGACAGAGTAAGATGTGAAATGACCTTCTCCAGGGCATCACAAAATTCTATAATACAACCAGCAGGTGGCCCCTTCGACTTTTCCGCATTGTCTGTGGATTTAACTAGTAGCTGCTCTGCACTATCTTGTGAATTCTTCTCAAGTCGCATCATGGCATCCCCACTTATGGAATTTGCAGCCTCCCTAGACTGTTCTCTCACAGAAAGGATGATGATACCAAGTAATTCAATATTCTGAACTAGTATAGTTACACAACCATCAATAAGTGTATGAAAGCCTTCAAGATAACTACACAGCAGTGATGGTGGATCAGAACTAATAGAGTCTACCCATACTAGCAAGGAGTCCAATATTTCAATCCTCCTCTTAAAGGACAGATCAGGAAGCAGAGACCCCAGAATGAAGATCAGCAATGGGACCTGAATCTTATCACTGGTTGCATCCTTTGTATGTTTACCACACCGGATAATTTCAAACAATTCTTCAAAacaaatcaactcaaaatcactgcaGTCAGTTATATGACCCATCACTTTTTCATCATCAGTTCCCTTCCTTAAGAAGTAAGATATCAATGGCTTCAGCAGACACAATACAGAGTCAAGGAAGGCCACATCAGCATAAGAAGCTCTACAAAGTGACACAAGAATGTGCACTACCCTTGGCATTTCAGGAACAATAGCCTCCAAGTGCTCAGAAACAACCGACTCGAGTAGATAGAAAACAACAGCCTTGGCATTAGCAGCAATATTACCTCTCAAAGAACTTGCTCCGTTTGCaagtacaagatgctccttgatgcCTTCAAGGTAAGGCCACATGCACATCTCAGAAAACCAACAAAGAACATCTTGTACTGCACTTTTGGGGAGACATTTTAACTGCAAACCAACAGCTTCCAAAATGGTCTCTCCAAATCCGTGAAACAGTCTGCTCATGCTTGGAAAAAAGAAATGTAGTTCAGGAAGTAAAATCTGAAACAGTTTGTTCATGCTTGGTTTATCTGACAACATAGATTCCTTCTTAAGAAGCAAGTAATTATTGCAAGCAGATTGCTCAGTGTCCGCAGACTTGACCTTCTGAGTTGCAACTCCATCCATTAAACTAAGTTCATCAGTGAAAATTGACAGCAAAGTTGTAAGCTGTGAGAAATCAGAGGCAAGAAACAGTCTCTCATTTAAATATTCCTTGGCATAACGCGATACTGCCATCCATCCAAGAAATCGAGGAAGTGGGCTAGAAAACCTGGAAAATTCTGATATCTTATGCACCCATGCTGATGGAGGAACTAAGCTTCTAAAACGAAAACCATCTTTTTTAATGCTGACAAGTTCTCTAGTATTGTCACTACCAGATGAAGCCAGAACCAGCTTCTGGAGAAGTGCCCAACGTCTTTGTAAACCATGTAATTTTACATTATCCAATTTCTTATCCCCTGCATTAACTGAGCTGTAAACACATGCAAGCTGTCGGTTGAGGTTTCCAGCAGAATTCAATATGATATCGATCACATTATCTGGTGGACAAAATAGGTCAGTTGCTGAGTgcaacaagaacaacaagctatcAAGAAGAATTTCATTAGCTAAATGCCCTTTCcttccaaattgcttgataataaagTGCCAAAGCAGAGCTTGGTTCTTTCTGACCAAAGTTACAGCATCCACAAGGTCTGTAACTTCTGGTGAAATTTCTATAGCTTGCTTGTCATCCTCAGCATCATTTGGATAGACTTCACCGTCGGGTATCTTTGCATGGTATTCACAGTCAAATTTTGCAGCTTGCAGGAGTAAATCTAGGACAGCTCTATCCCGTTTATTCTCCAAACAGTGCACTGTCGCTAGATCTAAATCTTTCACACACAAATCTTTCAACTCGAAGGAGGCATTCCGTTGTATCAACTCCGAATGAGTACGTTCAATTCGATCCAGAGGCTCTGAATTAAGCCGTAAATCCAAGAGAAAAAATGGATTAACATAGCATTCTGCAGCTAATAGCAAAGCATCAATTCCGGCATTATGCCCCTCAATTGTTGGTTCCTGTTGCATGCACAGATTCAGTGCTAAGCGACGAAATTCTAGAGCTCTTAATTCACAGTTCTCTTGGTTCAGCAGTTGTAGATAATCAGCCCgtgcatcattgtaatcatcagcaACAGTATCTTCCAACTGGAAAAGGCCAGCTGGTAATTTTACATTGGTTTTCCTGCCCTCAGGGATGTTCTGGTCAAAATTTGTATGTACTTTATCATGGTCTTCTTGCAGAGTATTTGTCAACTCAGATTGCTTCAATTCTTCAGGAGCAAATAAAGAATTGTACTGTTCAAAACTTTCTATTCTCATAGCTATTTCAGATGTGTCTCGCCCGTCAACAACTTCAGGGTTGCAAGAATGTGGTGCTGGACAATCTGAAACCGCCAAAGCTACTTGATCAACCTCGGGCAATGAACTTTTGCAGAGGTCAACGTCAGGTGGGAGTGGCATATGAGGATCCAAGATAGAAAGAAGTATACTGCAAGTTAAAGTTAGATTTAGTGTATTTTACTAGCATACAAAGCAACTTTATAATAGGCCTAATGATGAATTTGCTCAATACATTTTCATGTGCCCGATCTAAATATTTGACAAGATAATGATGTTGCACAAATTGGTCCCTCAACTTCCACTCATGGCTCGTTTTGTCCCCTCAATTTTTGGAAAGAGCAAATTAGTCACCGACTTCCAGAAATAGTTCAATTTTCGCTAAAGAAATATTTGTTTCAACCAACGCCACAAGCTGAGTTGGTGGGACATGTACACACTAAGTTGGCCAACTTGAGTGTCAATTCAGTTCATTGCCTCTTTTAAACAACTTCAAGAGTCTAAAGGGCAACTTAGCAGCAGTTCATTTAAACCGAAGTAAGTGAAGTGTAAACGAAAAGTTTATgcattagccaaatatatattgtTGCTATAAAGTAGGAATATGAATGTGTGAGTTGTGACCAAGGGATTAACTattagataattatacaagtatttGCTTCTCATCAATCAGCATAGGTTATTACTCACTGTACTCGTAACCTTATGTTGCACCTGCATGTACATATAGCTTACCAACCTTGGGGCAACAGCACCTCGCCGCCATTCAAGTTCCAAAGAAGGGAGTACAGCAGGATTCTTTGCAGCTGTACGAATAATGTTCAAGGCCATATTGCAAACTTTTGCCTGTTTCTCCAGATATATAGCAGACACACCACCAAATGATATTCTGTCTTTCATTGCACTTATAGCATGATCAACAAAAGGATCTAGCATCTCCAGAATGAAAAGTATTTTATGCTTGACTTCCTGAAAGTAGGCAGTTATAGGATGCATGTTCAAGAAGTATTACAACAATCACTGAGAAATATCAGGAAATGAAAGATGGATTACTTTGTATTCTGCGAGAACATCATCCATATTCCCTGATACGGCCAATAAAATATACTTCAGCGCCGCACGAGAACGGGAAAGAGATTGCCCAACTCCCTGACCAACGTCACACATAAATCAAATCATCTGATTACCACGTGCATATGGAAAACAGTAAGCAATTTAACAAAACCAAACATTATGCTGATTCAGGATGATGCAAAAGTAAAGTATCATAGTCATGATGGAGACTGTAACACTACAAACTCTCCTCGAACAACTGGGTGTTTCATCTTAAATACAGCACAGCAAGACATACTAGCTTAAAACAATAGTACACCCCTTCAAAAGTAGTACCCAAAAGGAGATAAAACTTAAACTGAAGCATTATTTAGTTTATTTGTTATGTATAGGCACAAAAGTAGGCCCTAAAGAAAGGATGCAAAATATGCCAGATTACATCACTAAAAGATAATTTTCTAGATTCCCAGCATTGCTCATGTAGACTAGGTTTCCAACACACATACCTGGATAACACCCAAGAGATCCTCCAGAAGTTCAACTGCAAGATCTACCTGTTTCATGAGTATATAATGTCATAAATAGGAACAAATTATAAAAAACATAACTGTGGACAAAATCATAAAGACCTTTGCTGTGATCATGGGCACCCAAGGTGATAATGGTCCCCTGCACAAATCAAGCAAAACACATGCTGCTTTTGCCTAGTAGTGAACATaagaaacatgtcaacaatctactGAAGAGAATAAATACTTCTACAATAGAGAGTTCAGAGTTGCAGAACGAACATGTGATGGCAGGTATGATGAAAGATAACCAGCACAGCCTCTGAGAAGAGGATGAAAAACTGATGATACCGACATTGACACAATCTGCAGCCACAAATACCTTGAGAAATGGTAAGTGATGCCACTAATGCATGAAGAAGAAAACAGATCATATAATTCGAGGTACCTGGGAAAGAGCATTGTGAACATCTGGATGGTTCCATTGGCTAAAACAATCATCAATCTGTTCGGTAGGGCCAGCACTAAATGGAGGACGAAGTGCTATGAAAAACACACAAGAGCAACATCATATTATCAGATTCTACAAAGGCATACATGCTGTATACTGACACCCTTGCAGGTAGATCTGCCCCCATTTTTTTTACTTTTAGAAGGGGTGCAGTTGGTTTATATTTAAACCTAAGAACATCAGTAACCAAGAATTCATAGGATAAAATCCTGGAAAATGCAGACAAACTAACATTTGATTGGACTCAATCCATAGTCTTTAGCCACAAGGCATGGGTGTCGCACTAAATGCGCTAGCCAATGGCCATGTAGGCCTTGCATCTTTTTAATATGGGATATTAACATGCGGGAAGGTGTAGCTTGTTTGGTAGCCAAAGTTGTTACTCAATCATACTTCTGCTAATTCTCATTTAAGAGTAGTAAGAGAAGCTAAAAAGCATTAAGTATGTAAGGTCATCTCCCAGTCAATACCTGGAAGAAGTGCTTGAACAAGCGGTAAGACAGACCACATGTCTGAAGTAGTTTCAGCAAGCTTGCAACCTAGTTGAGGCTGCAAGCACAATCAAGAAAATAAAACCAGCCTTTTAGAACAAAAGGTAACATGGAAATTGGAAGATATAAGAATGACACAATATGACAAAGATAACCTGTGATGCAGCTGCATACAGTACATGAAGAATGCCTTCTTCAACAGCAGCAACATCCAAAATATTTAGAAAAGAGCCATCGAAGTGATTTTCCGATAAACTAAATTCTTCTCCAAACAAACTAGAGTAGTTTGTATAAGGCACTAGGCTGGAAGCATCACTTTTAGGAATTTCATCAGAGACTTCACTCGAAAGCATGCCACCATTAGGTATTGGCTCATCAACGAATGGCTCAGGCTCCAAAAGTTTTTGGAGCACCCTTGATGCCTTAGTTCAAAAGAGGCAAATGTTCAGAAAATACTCCGAGAGGAAAAAGTACATGACCAAAGAAGACACAAAAAAATGGTCAAAGAACATACTCGATGGCAGACAATTGAGAGAGTTTTGTCTTTGTGTGCTTTCCTTAAGAGTAGTATAGCTGTTTCAGATCGAAATGCCAGCATACATGAAGCAGGCTGAACAGAAGATGGACTCCGTGCTCTCCTAGGTTGTGCCTGTACAAAAATAAAGAATTAAGAACACAAAAAGCGACCAAAATGAGTGCATATGCGCTGTATGTTTCTATGCTCCCCAAGGGAGATACATCCGACTTGAATGTGGTTGCTAATCATTTACTGCTTAACCACCTTAACTTCCCTTATTCGTAGGTGACAAATTCCTTTGAAGGGCACAGAGATGCTCTCCATGGAATAAAAACCTAGAGATGAGTATCATGCATGATAATTGAAAAAGATTTTTGTAAAATACAAGTCATGAATTGGTAGTTTTAATAACAGGACGGAGCGCTAAAATAAGTTACCAACTTTTAATTTTCATATTATCAAACTCCATATCAATTGTTGCAGAGCAATAGGTCTTCTACTATTGTAGTTTTAATTGGAAGAATTACCAGAAAATAGGTCCTTGGTGTTAAAGCTGAATGGCAGAGCACAGACAGTAGGACCACAGGCGCATAATCCAGATGTAAAATGGTACTAGCTTGCTAGCCCTAAATAAGACCACATGTTCGAACAAAGAACATTTGAATATGACTTATGTTTAAATACTTTAAACCATCAGGAAAACAGATACAACCAGAAATCACTCAGTTCCTTTTTCTACACATAAATTGGCAGTCACACAGAATAGGCTGGCTGTTTAGCAGTTCAGGTCATAAACCAGCGAGAAATATTCGTGTTCTCGTGCATTTGCAAGCAACCAACAAACTGGGCAGATGTCAGTGCTCAGTGTTTCACTACAGGGGCATGGCCAACAAGGAGTTTGTGCAATGTGATGACATAAATTAATGGAAGATCCTGGATAACATCAACCTAACACACTCCTACAGAACTCCAACAGCCTTTTTGTGAATTGAACTAGAAGTTGCTGACGAGACATGGTTATATCTCATGTTATAGTTTAGCAGTTGCCAGAATGCAACCATAAAATCATCTACCTCAGCTACGTTAAATAAACACTCCTGCAAATATTCTCTAGTTCCTATCAGTCAAGGTAGCTCCAATCTCGGGTGGTCTTTTCAGAACTCACAGAGGGGGGTGTATACAGTTAGTTAGTCAGCACTCAGTGCTATGGATAGTTAATATTCATTCAGAAAGAGATGTGCAGAAGATAAATGACTTGTTCCTATACACATTTTACATAACTGGAAAGCTATGTATGACATAGAGTGGAGGTGCAGTACCATGTAATTAAGCTTTCAGCATTCATAGTTCTTACTGTAGCACACTACGATAGCACATACCCAAAACTATATAAAAGGATAAAACAGAAGTGTGCGGAAAGAATATTTACATGCCTCGAAGTTTGAGGAAACAGTTGGAATAGAAGCCAGGCTAGTCTTTAGGGTATCTGAATCAACAGAAGCAATCGACGTTTTTGTAGCATCCCTGTAAATTTGGGGGGATGTGTCAATCAGATAGCATTGCTCGCACACAGGTGGGTGCACGCACGAGGGGGTGAACAGTAGTGCACATGCACATAATGTATGCAAACTAGAGATAAAGACTGGCAAATAAGCATGTATGAGAAATGGGCCACACCTTTCGTTTATAAGGTTGAGGATTGGATAAAATGGGCCAGCAAGCAGAGCCAAAAACCGAACACTGCCCTCTGGGGTGTCTGTGATGCTATTAAGGTCAGCCTGCAGTGTGATGAGCAGCCAGCCAGACGGTTAAAAGGGGACACATGGGGGAAACAGCAAAATTACTAGCTTATAGCCTAGGAGCAAGACTAATTTTACCTCAATCTGGGGCAGAAACGGTGGTAGCCTGCTTGCAATATCTTTGAGTAACTAGATTTAA encodes:
- the LOC119337955 gene encoding uncharacterized protein LOC119337955 isoform X1, whose product is MEATPEREREGRGEEWSDGGVALGFRVKACSRESSGQKAANVLEPDLRSHWSTATNTKEWILLELNEPCLVSHIRIYNKSVLEWEVTGGLRYKPEAFVKVRPRGEAPKRDMVYPANHTPCRYVRISCLRGSPIAIYFIQLTGIPVPGLEPEFQPLVNHLLPQISSSQKQSHSSHNMHLQLLKDIASRLPPFLPQIEADLNSITDTPEGSVRFLALLAGPFYPILNLINERDATKTSIASVDSDTLKTSLASIPTVSSNFEAQPRRARSPSSVQPASCMLAFRSETAILLLRKAHKDKTLSIVCHRASRVLQKLLEPEPFVDEPIPNGGMLSSEVSDEIPKSDASSLVPYTNYSSLFGEEFSLSENHFDGSFLNILDVAAVEEGILHVLYAAASQPQLGCKLAETTSDMWSVLPLVQALLPALRPPFSAGPTEQIDDCFSQWNHPDVHNALSQIVSMSVSSVFHPLLRGCAGYLSSYLPSHAKAACVLLDLCRGPLSPWVPMITAKVDLAVELLEDLLGVIQGVGQSLSRSRAALKYILLAVSGNMDDVLAEYKEVKHKILFILEMLDPFVDHAISAMKDRISFGGVSAIYLEKQAKVCNMALNIIRTAAKNPAVLPSLELEWRRGAVAPSILLSILDPHMPLPPDVDLCKSSLPEVDQVALAVSDCPAPHSCNPEVVDGRDTSEIAMRIESFEQYNSLFAPEELKQSELTNTLQEDHDKVHTNFDQNIPEGRKTNVKLPAGLFQLEDTVADDYNDARADYLQLLNQENCELRALEFRRLALNLCMQQEPTIEGHNAGIDALLLAAECYVNPFFLLDLRLNSEPLDRIERTHSELIQRNASFELKDLCVKDLDLATVHCLENKRDRAVLDLLLQAAKFDCEYHAKIPDGEVYPNDAEDDKQAIEISPEVTDLVDAVTLVRKNQALLWHFIIKQFGRKGHLANEILLDSLLFLLHSATDLFCPPDNVIDIILNSAGNLNRQLACVYSSVNAGDKKLDNVKLHGLQRRWALLQKLVLASSGSDNTRELVSIKKDGFRFRSLVPPSAWVHKISEFSRFSSPLPRFLGWMAVSRYAKEYLNERLFLASDFSQLTTLLSIFTDELSLMDGVATQKVKSADTEQSACNNYLLLKKESMLSDKPSMNKLFQILLPELHFFFPSMSRLFHGFGETILEAVGLQLKCLPKSAVQDVLCWFSEMCMWPYLEGIKEHLVLANGASSLRGNIAANAKAVVFYLLESVVSEHLEAIVPEMPRVVHILVSLCRASYADVAFLDSVLCLLKPLISYFLRKGTDDEKVMGHITDCSDFELICFEELFEIIRCGKHTKDATSDKIQVPLLIFILGSLLPDLSFKRRIEILDSLLVWVDSISSDPPSLLCSYLEGFHTLIDGCVTILVQNIELLGIIILSVREQSREAANSISGDAMMRLEKNSQDSAEQLLVKSTDNAEKSKGPPAGCIIEFCDALEKVISHLTLSIESSWKWHHQLASRLSSLMAKCLLYAKCLKAVTQGNTISSSTRQEVELVQKHWESALEGLAETILGNQEKQCWQVASSMLDYMIKLPNVLAWGNVLSATCSAIEHFCSHAPRISWRLQTEKWLSLLVSGGIEDLKNSETSLINLFCTMLSHAEPEQRSVALQQLGRIIHLASTAEVGSGSTMTSHLVTHTWNRIVALALYDSSMLLRNHAMALLTEYAPFVDKNHLRSFLASSDSILKGVGQLSCVIEEGYLTRMSLLLLSKACLYSSSEDIALIPECVWRKLENMQTSLTGGFDDVEKDLCRALCQLRTESDAKTVVKELLAGSTTKPVNTDYKDIRESILQVLSSLSSVESYFEFFSIRSDQECQELEEAEIELELIKNEKAVQKFVGRPQDTVAPGVLSYYKDSSEVNKQLQQIREDIRSLERSKLREEIIARRQKKLLIRHTREKYLEETSCKEMELMQELDRERSLEMERDIERQRQLDLERVKSRELQYNLDMEREKQTQRELQRELEQVELGRSSRREFSANPSSRARERYRERDNSRGAQQEGSRGQGHEGQSPVVMGGASRPSSFPTILQSRDRGSDGGYEENAEGSRDSGGDTSSMGDPELDGPGSGSRHGTRAGGSKSSRQVLERRERDGRREGKWERKQ
- the LOC119337955 gene encoding uncharacterized protein LOC119337955 isoform X2, encoding MEATPEREREGRGEEWSDGGVALGFRVKACSRESSGQKAANVLEPDLRSHWSTATNTKEWILLELNEPCLVSHIRIYNKSVLEWEVTGGLRYKPEAFVKVRPRGEAPKRDMVYPANHTPCRYVRISCLRGSPIAIYFIQLTGIPVPGLEPEFQPLVNHLLPQISSSQKQSHSSHNMHLQLLKDIASRLPPFLPQIEADLNSITDTPEGSVRFLALLAGPFYPILNLINERDATKTSIASVDSDTLKTSLASIPTVSSNFEAQPRRARSPSSVQPASCMLAFRSETAILLLRKAHKDKTLSIVCHRASRVLQKLLEPEPFVDEPIPNGGMLSSEVSDEIPKSDASSLVPYTNYSSLFGEEFSLSENHFDGSFLNILDVAAVEEGILHVLYAAASQPQLGCKLAETTSDMWSVLPLVQALLPALRPPFSAGPTEQIDDCFSQWNHPDVHNALSQIVSMSVSSVFHPLLRGCAGYLSSYLPSHAKAACVLLDLCRGPLSPWVPMITAKVDLAVELLEDLLGVIQGVGQSLSRSRAALKYILLAVSGNMDDVLAEYKEVKHKILFILEMLDPFVDHAISAMKDRISFGGVSAIYLEKQAKVCNMALNIIRTAAKNPAVLPSLELEWRRGAVAPSILLSILDPHMPLPPDVDLCKSSLPEVDQVALAVSDCPAPHSCNPEVVDGRDTSEIAMRIESFEQYNSLFAPEELKQSELTNTLQEDHDKVHTNFDQNIPEGRKTNVKLPAGLFQLEDTVADDYNDARADYLQLLNQENCELRALEFRRLALNLCMQQEPTIEGHNAGIDALLLAAECYVNPFFLLDLRLNSEPLDRIERTHSELIQRNASFELKDLCVKDLDLATVHCLENKRDRAVLDLLLQAAKFDCEYHAKIPDGEVYPNDAEDDKQAIEISPEVTDLVDAVTLVRKNQALLWHFIIKQFGRKGHLANEILLDSLLFLLHSATDLFCPPDNVIDIILNSAGNLNRQLACVYSSVNAGDKKLDNVKLHGLQRRWALLQKLVLASSGSDNTRELVSIKKDGFRFRSLVPPSAWVHKISEFSRFSSPLPRFLGWMAVSRYAKEYLNERLFLASDFSQLTTLLSIFTDELSLMDGVATQKVKSADTEQSACNNYLLLKKESMLSDKPSMNKLFQILLPELHFFFPSMSRLFHGFGETILEAVGLQLKCLPKSAVQDVLCWFSEMCMWPYLEGIKEHLVLANGASSLRGNIAANAKAVVFYLLESVVSEHLEAIVPEMPRVVHILVSLCRASYADVAFLDSVLCLLKPLISYFLRKGTDDEKVMGHITDCSDFELICFEELFEIIRCGKHTKDATSDKIQVPLLIFILGSLLPDLSFKRRIEILDSLLVWVDSISSDPPSLLCSYLEGFHTLIDGCVTILVQNIELLGIIILSVREQSREAANSISGDAMMRLEKNSQDSAEQLLVKSTDNAEKSKGPPAGCIIEFCDALEKVISHLTLSIESSWKWHHQLASRLSSLMAKCLLYAKCLKAVTQGNTISSSTRQEVELVQKHWESALEGLAETILGNQEKQCWQVASSMLDYMIKLPNVLAWGNVLSATCSAIEHFCSHAPRISWRLQTEKWLSLLVSGGIEDLKNSETSLINLFCTMLSHAEPEQRSVALQQLGRIIHLASTAEVGSGSTMTSHLVTHTWNRIVALALYDSSMLLRNHAMALLTEYAPFVDKNHLRSFLASSDSILKGVGQLSCVIEEGYLTRMSLLLLSKACLYSSSEDIALIPECVWRKLENMQTSLTGGFDDVEKDLCRALCQLRTESDAKTVVKELLAGSTTKPVNTDYKDIRESILQVLSSLSSVESYFEFFSIRSDQECQELEEAEIELELIKNEKAVQKFVGRPQDTVAPDYKDSSEVNKQLQQIREDIRSLERSKLREEIIARRQKKLLIRHTREKYLEETSCKEMELMQELDRERSLEMERDIERQRQLDLERVKSRELQYNLDMEREKQTQRELQRELEQVELGRSSRREFSANPSSRARERYRERDNSRGAQQEGSRGQGHEGQSPVVMGGASRPSSFPTILQSRDRGSDGGYEENAEGSRDSGGDTSSMGDPELDGPGSGSRHGTRAGGSKSSRQVLERRERDGRREGKWERKQ